TATTGTAACTTTGCAGAAGATTCCCGTGTCGTAGCACGGGAATGACACTAAAATGACTGTTTTTATAAAAAGCCGATATTCAATATAATAAATAAAACCATACAACACACAAAACAAAGCGAGGAAAATTATGGAAAAAGAATCAAAAGTTTTTTTTACAGATTTCCGTGTAACTCAGGACGGCGGAATTGAGGCAAAACTGAAAAAACTTTGCAAGAAAGCCGGAATTGAGCAGATTGATTTCCACGGAAAATTCACCGCTATAAAGCTTCACTTCGGAGAGGACGGAAACCTTTCATTCCTGCGCCCGGATTACGCAAGAGCCGTTGCAGAACTTGTAAAAGAACTTGGCGGAAAACCATTTCTTACGGACTGCAACACTTTGTATCCAGGCTACAGAAAAAATGCCCTTGACCATCTTGACTGCGCGCAAAAGCACGGATTTTCTCCAGCGACAACTGGCTGCCAGATAATAATCGGAGACGGACTGAAAGGCACAGACGAAGTGGACGTTCCTATTGTAAACGGAGAATACTGCAAAGTTGCCCACATCGGAAGAGCCGTAATGGACGCTGATGTTTTTATAAGCCTTTCGCATTTTAAAGGACACGAGGCAACTGGATTCGGTGGAGCAATAAAAAACATAGGAATGGGCTGCGGAAGCCGCGCTGGAAAAATGGATCAGCACAACACAGGAAAACCGCAAGTAAATCAGGAAGCCTGCAGAGGCTGCCGTTTGTGCTCAAAGGAATGCGGTTCTGACGCAATCACTTATGAAAACAAAAAAGCATTTATAAATCAGGAGCTTTGCAAAGGCTGCGGAAGATGTATTGGAGCCTGCAATTTTGATGCAATCTACAATCCGAACTGGAACGCAAACGAGGACCTTGACTGCAAAATGGCTGAATACACTCAGGCGGTATGCCACGGAAGACCTTGCTTCCACATAAACATAATCCGCGATGTAAGCCCTTGGTGCGACTGCCATGCCTTCAATGACGCGCCACTTATTCCAAACCTCGGAATGGCTGCAAGTTTTGACCCGGTTGCGCTGGATCAAGCCTGCTCGGACTTATGCTGCCAAGCCGCAAGATTTGA
This genomic stretch from uncultured Treponema sp. harbors:
- a CDS encoding DUF362 domain-containing protein, with product MEKESKVFFTDFRVTQDGGIEAKLKKLCKKAGIEQIDFHGKFTAIKLHFGEDGNLSFLRPDYARAVAELVKELGGKPFLTDCNTLYPGYRKNALDHLDCAQKHGFSPATTGCQIIIGDGLKGTDEVDVPIVNGEYCKVAHIGRAVMDADVFISLSHFKGHEATGFGGAIKNIGMGCGSRAGKMDQHNTGKPQVNQEACRGCRLCSKECGSDAITYENKKAFINQELCKGCGRCIGACNFDAIYNPNWNANEDLDCKMAEYTQAVCHGRPCFHINIIRDVSPWCDCHAFNDAPLIPNLGMAASFDPVALDQACSDLCCQAARFENSQIADNIKKGLKPTKDLWKDSTPESVWDMSLIHGEKIGLGSRKYKLEKF